A genome region from Primulina eburnea isolate SZY01 chromosome 9, ASM2296580v1, whole genome shotgun sequence includes the following:
- the LOC140841589 gene encoding probable isoprenylcysteine alpha-carbonyl methylesterase ICMEL1 isoform X2, whose protein sequence is MEATASLPPYVSSKELVEQDPPSDPLFRVSSVPSGSPDQQWRRGGRRTSSLLARQRSFGREVGHAAAETYLITRLSFKLLRYLGLPMDHETPFSCSLCHVSFAWISPRIQIYCGYHDY, encoded by the exons ATGGAGGCGACGGCGTCTCTGCCGCCTTAtgtttcttcaaaagaactggTAGAGCAAGACCCGCCATCGGATCCTCTGTTCAGGGTCTCTAGTGTTCCGAGTGGTTCACCGGACCAGCAGTGGAGGAGAGGTGGGAGGAGAACGTCGTCGTTGCTTGCTCGCCAGAGGTCGTTTGGCCGTGAGGTCGGCCACGCTGCGGCGGAGACTTATTTGATTACCAGGCTCAGCTTCAAGCTCCTTCGCTATCTTGG GCTACCGATGGATCACGAGACTCCTTTCTCTTGCTCTTTATGCCATGTTTCTTTTGCCTGGATTTCTCCAAG GATCCAGATCTACTGTGGATACCATGACTACTAG
- the LOC140841587 gene encoding protein trichome birefringence-like 19 isoform X2, with protein sequence MKLQVSELPLGKPQQTRRKTPKIAPLIALTVLLTIPLYYPSFRDSSKKLTEESKAYESLQDSAEDTIQPTSHLEYLAPPVKEDINQPCSAEAERCESSEGGDDTVVQRHVSSPVGRRNVKGRRTKARRAKRDVVHRRDYVREENTIQKFATAAGHDDDRIETIRSKVADQDKCDLFTGEWVPNPEGPYYTNETCNAIQEHQNCLKFGRPDTGFLQWRWKPDDCDLPIFDPVQFLELTSTPVDLSHPLDQNKRYEFNEHDFNISMFWSPYLVHTDKTDPDDEKRPFNLHLDEVNLNWTTKIPFYDYVIISAGHWFFRPTYFYLNRQLVGCLYCPETEVSHLKASFSYRRAFRTALRAINEASDFVGVAFLRTFAPSHFEGGPWDKGGDCVRTAPFRRNETALEDYSLEMYLIQLEELRIAQKAGRRNGGAKFRLFDATKPMLLRPDGHPSKYGHLQGLKQSFANDCVHWCLPGPIDSWNDFLLQLLKIEV encoded by the exons ATGAAGCTCCAAGTCTCTGAACTTCCATTGGGGAAACCTCAACAAACAAGAAGAAAAACTCCAAAGATCGCCCCACTTATAGCCCTAACGGTACTCCTAACAATCCCTTTATATTACCCTTCGTTTCGAGATTCCTCCAAGAAACTAACGGAAGAATCGAAAGCATACGAATCGTTGCAGGATTCGGCAGAGGACACGATACAGCCGACGTCTCATTTGGAATATTTGGCTCCTCCTGTGAAGGAAGATATAAATCAGCCTTGTTCCGCCGAGGCGGAGAGGTGTGAGAGTAGCGAAGGGGGTGATGATACGGTGGTGCAGCGCCATGTCTCCTCACCAGTAGGTAGACGGAACGTTAAGGGAAGAAGGACCAAGGCCCGTCGGGCTAAGAGGGACGTTGTCCATCGGAGAGATTATGTACGTGAAGAAAACACAATACAGAAATTCGCAACTGCCGCCGGCCACGACGATGATCGGATCGAAACGATACGATCGAAAGTAGCGGATCAGGATAAATGTGACCTGTTCACCGGGGAATGGGTGCCGAATCCAGAGGGTCCGTATTACACGAACGAGACGTGCAACGCGATACAGGAGCACCAGAATTGCTTGAAATTCGGGAGGCCCGACACAGGTTTCTTGCAATGGAGGTGGAAGCCCGATGATTGTGATCTTCCCATCTTTGATCCTGTTCAATTTCTGGAACTG ACATCAACTCCTGTGGACCTATCACACCCGTTGGATCAAAACAAACGCTACGAATTCAACGAACACGATTTCAACATTTCCATGTTCTGGTCGCCTTACTTGGTCCACACGGACAAGACCGATCCCGATGACGAAAAGCGGCCTTTCAATCTCCACCTCGACGAAGTAAATCTCAACTGGACAACCAAAATCCCGTTTTACGACTACGTCATCATCTCCGCCGGCCACTGGTTCTTCCGCCCCACCTACTTCTACCTCAACCGCCAACTCGTCGGCTGCCTCTACTGCCCAGAAACCGAAGTCAGCCACTTGAAGGCTAGCTTCAGCTACCGACGGGCATTCCGGACGGCGCTTCGAGCGATAAACGAAGCCTCCGATTTCGTCGGCGTCGCGTTTCTGAGGACGTTTGCGCCGTCGCATTTCGAGGGCGGCCCGTGGGATAAGGGCGGCGATTGCGTGCGAACGGCGCCGTTTAGGAGGAACGAGACTGCTCTGGAGGATTATAGCTTGGAGATGTATCTGATACAGCTGGAGGAGCTTCGAATTGCACAGAAAGCAGGGAGGAGAAACGGAGGGGCGAAGTTTAGGTTGTTTGATGCGACGAAGCCCATGTTGTTGAGACCAGATGGGCACCCGAGTAAATATGGGCATTTGCAAGGGCTAAAACAGTCATTTGCTAATGATTGTGTTCATTGGTGTTTGCCTGGCCCGATCGATTCTTGGAATGATTTCTTGCTACAGTTGTTGAAAATAGAAGTATAA
- the LOC140841587 gene encoding protein trichome birefringence-like 19 isoform X1 — translation MKLQVSELPLGKPQQTRRKTPKIAPLIALTVLLTIPLYYPSFRDSSKKLTEESKAYESLQDSAEDTIQPTSHLEYLAPPVKEDINQPCSAEAERCESSEGGDDTVVQRHVSSPVGRRNVKGRRTKARRAKRDVVHRRDYVREENTIQKFATAAGHDDDRIETIRSKVADQDKCDLFTGEWVPNPEGPYYTNETCNAIQEHQNCLKFGRPDTGFLQWRWKPDDCDLPIFDPVQFLELVRGKSIAFVGDSVARNHMQSLVCLLSRTSTPVDLSHPLDQNKRYEFNEHDFNISMFWSPYLVHTDKTDPDDEKRPFNLHLDEVNLNWTTKIPFYDYVIISAGHWFFRPTYFYLNRQLVGCLYCPETEVSHLKASFSYRRAFRTALRAINEASDFVGVAFLRTFAPSHFEGGPWDKGGDCVRTAPFRRNETALEDYSLEMYLIQLEELRIAQKAGRRNGGAKFRLFDATKPMLLRPDGHPSKYGHLQGLKQSFANDCVHWCLPGPIDSWNDFLLQLLKIEV, via the exons ATGAAGCTCCAAGTCTCTGAACTTCCATTGGGGAAACCTCAACAAACAAGAAGAAAAACTCCAAAGATCGCCCCACTTATAGCCCTAACGGTACTCCTAACAATCCCTTTATATTACCCTTCGTTTCGAGATTCCTCCAAGAAACTAACGGAAGAATCGAAAGCATACGAATCGTTGCAGGATTCGGCAGAGGACACGATACAGCCGACGTCTCATTTGGAATATTTGGCTCCTCCTGTGAAGGAAGATATAAATCAGCCTTGTTCCGCCGAGGCGGAGAGGTGTGAGAGTAGCGAAGGGGGTGATGATACGGTGGTGCAGCGCCATGTCTCCTCACCAGTAGGTAGACGGAACGTTAAGGGAAGAAGGACCAAGGCCCGTCGGGCTAAGAGGGACGTTGTCCATCGGAGAGATTATGTACGTGAAGAAAACACAATACAGAAATTCGCAACTGCCGCCGGCCACGACGATGATCGGATCGAAACGATACGATCGAAAGTAGCGGATCAGGATAAATGTGACCTGTTCACCGGGGAATGGGTGCCGAATCCAGAGGGTCCGTATTACACGAACGAGACGTGCAACGCGATACAGGAGCACCAGAATTGCTTGAAATTCGGGAGGCCCGACACAGGTTTCTTGCAATGGAGGTGGAAGCCCGATGATTGTGATCTTCCCATCTTTGATCCTGTTCAATTTCTGGAACTGGTAAGGGGAAAATCCATAGCTTTTGTGGGTGATTCTGTGGCAAGAAATCACATGCAGTCTTTGGTTTGCCTATTGTCAAGG ACATCAACTCCTGTGGACCTATCACACCCGTTGGATCAAAACAAACGCTACGAATTCAACGAACACGATTTCAACATTTCCATGTTCTGGTCGCCTTACTTGGTCCACACGGACAAGACCGATCCCGATGACGAAAAGCGGCCTTTCAATCTCCACCTCGACGAAGTAAATCTCAACTGGACAACCAAAATCCCGTTTTACGACTACGTCATCATCTCCGCCGGCCACTGGTTCTTCCGCCCCACCTACTTCTACCTCAACCGCCAACTCGTCGGCTGCCTCTACTGCCCAGAAACCGAAGTCAGCCACTTGAAGGCTAGCTTCAGCTACCGACGGGCATTCCGGACGGCGCTTCGAGCGATAAACGAAGCCTCCGATTTCGTCGGCGTCGCGTTTCTGAGGACGTTTGCGCCGTCGCATTTCGAGGGCGGCCCGTGGGATAAGGGCGGCGATTGCGTGCGAACGGCGCCGTTTAGGAGGAACGAGACTGCTCTGGAGGATTATAGCTTGGAGATGTATCTGATACAGCTGGAGGAGCTTCGAATTGCACAGAAAGCAGGGAGGAGAAACGGAGGGGCGAAGTTTAGGTTGTTTGATGCGACGAAGCCCATGTTGTTGAGACCAGATGGGCACCCGAGTAAATATGGGCATTTGCAAGGGCTAAAACAGTCATTTGCTAATGATTGTGTTCATTGGTGTTTGCCTGGCCCGATCGATTCTTGGAATGATTTCTTGCTACAGTTGTTGAAAATAGAAGTATAA
- the LOC140841589 gene encoding probable isoprenylcysteine alpha-carbonyl methylesterase ICME isoform X1 codes for MEATASLPPYVSSKELVEQDPPSDPLFRVSSVPSGSPDQQWRRGGRRTSSLLARQRSFGREVGHAAAETYLITRLSFKLLRYLGVGYRWITRLLSLALYAMFLLPGFLQGSRSTVDTMTTRTAPAKSSAPSPQSTPSSYVWN; via the exons ATGGAGGCGACGGCGTCTCTGCCGCCTTAtgtttcttcaaaagaactggTAGAGCAAGACCCGCCATCGGATCCTCTGTTCAGGGTCTCTAGTGTTCCGAGTGGTTCACCGGACCAGCAGTGGAGGAGAGGTGGGAGGAGAACGTCGTCGTTGCTTGCTCGCCAGAGGTCGTTTGGCCGTGAGGTCGGCCACGCTGCGGCGGAGACTTATTTGATTACCAGGCTCAGCTTCAAGCTCCTTCGCTATCTTGG GGTAGGCTACCGATGGATCACGAGACTCCTTTCTCTTGCTCTTTATGCCATGTTTCTTTTGCCTGGATTTCTCCAAG GATCCAGATCTACTGTGGATACCATGACTACTAGGACCGCACCTGCAAAATCTTCAGCACCCTCGCCACAATCAACACCATCGTCTTATGTGTGGAATTAA